The Geomonas ferrireducens genome includes a window with the following:
- a CDS encoding cupin domain-containing protein has product MSDDPLSIETKGVTVQLLASVDLGPEIEGMAGRELRMRMVTIEPGGVFGPLHDHIDRPGTVYILQGTITDHRNGIATDYGPGVGWPEDRNTMHWLENRGTIPAVEISVDIVRKG; this is encoded by the coding sequence ATGAGTGATGACCCGTTAAGCATCGAAACCAAAGGGGTGACGGTGCAGTTACTTGCGAGTGTAGATCTTGGTCCCGAGATAGAGGGGATGGCGGGGCGCGAACTGCGCATGCGCATGGTGACCATAGAGCCTGGAGGCGTCTTCGGCCCGCTGCATGACCATATAGACAGGCCTGGCACCGTCTATATTCTACAGGGAACCATCACCGACCACCGAAACGGCATAGCCACGGACTACGGTCCGGGGGTAGGCTGGCCCGAAGACAGGAACACCATGCACTGGCTCGAGAACAGAGGCACGATTCCCGCTGTGGAGATTTCCGTCGATATAGTCAGGAAAGGGTGA
- a CDS encoding M48 family metallopeptidase codes for MIRLCLIVVLLALCCPASFAAAGAGPAYPQDDDERRLWLRADEEVKKLNDSSQIYKNAEMELYLDNVVKTLRTREELAVLPLKFRIIREHSCNAFIFPNGSGYINTGMLANMENEAQLATILAHESIHAINRHMLKEFRDTKDKSALSTVLGMLTGNLLTPLGNLGALASMKGYSRELEAEADREGFRLLMRAGYDPYEAPKVFGALQKEAKVEDRKETFFFASHPMLQARIDNFNALLALEANGKKGKTNAEGYLRTFAVLLLENAEMDMKAGHFERAQDCITRYISARGEDARACLLMGETFRRNSSHPDLVRAKELYQKAVRLDPLYPEPYRMLGLIAYKEKDAELARKSLGEYLKLQPGAQDRGYIEGMLKNLR; via the coding sequence ATGATCAGGCTTTGCCTCATCGTCGTGCTACTTGCGCTTTGCTGTCCGGCCTCCTTCGCGGCGGCAGGTGCCGGCCCGGCATACCCGCAGGATGACGATGAGCGGCGGCTTTGGCTGCGGGCCGACGAGGAAGTGAAGAAGCTGAACGACAGCAGCCAGATCTACAAGAACGCGGAGATGGAGCTTTACCTGGACAATGTTGTGAAGACGCTGCGCACAAGGGAGGAACTCGCGGTCTTGCCCCTCAAGTTCCGGATCATCAGGGAGCACTCCTGCAACGCCTTTATCTTCCCCAACGGCAGCGGCTACATCAATACCGGCATGTTGGCGAATATGGAGAACGAGGCGCAGCTCGCCACGATCCTCGCCCACGAAAGCATCCATGCCATCAATCGCCACATGCTGAAGGAGTTTCGCGACACAAAAGACAAGAGTGCTCTTTCGACGGTGCTCGGGATGCTGACCGGGAACCTCCTGACCCCTCTGGGAAACCTGGGAGCGCTTGCATCCATGAAGGGATACTCCCGCGAGCTGGAGGCCGAAGCCGACCGCGAAGGGTTCCGGTTGCTGATGCGGGCAGGTTATGATCCCTACGAGGCACCCAAGGTCTTCGGCGCACTGCAGAAGGAGGCCAAGGTGGAAGATCGCAAAGAGACCTTCTTCTTCGCATCGCATCCGATGCTCCAGGCGCGGATCGATAACTTCAACGCTCTGCTCGCCCTTGAGGCAAACGGTAAAAAGGGGAAGACCAACGCCGAGGGGTACCTGCGTACCTTTGCCGTACTGCTGCTTGAAAACGCGGAGATGGACATGAAGGCGGGGCACTTCGAGAGGGCGCAGGACTGCATCACGCGTTATATCTCCGCCCGTGGCGAGGATGCACGGGCCTGCCTGCTCATGGGGGAGACTTTCCGCCGCAACAGCAGCCATCCCGACCTGGTGAGAGCAAAAGAGCTGTATCAGAAGGCGGTCCGGCTGGACCCGCTGTATCCCGAGCCTTACCGCATGTTGGGCCTTATTGCCTACAAGGAAAAGGACGCGGAGCTTGCACGTAAGTCACTTGGTGAATATCTGAAGCTGCAACCTGGTGCTCAAGACCGCGGCTACATCGAGGGGATGCTGAAAAACCTGCGTTAG
- a CDS encoding ferritin family protein — MISRQKILQKENAQTLKLPMDQLHFLQQCAGFESKVASLYHHFSDLFADDESLSMLFKKTAVEEENHAQQFHLAIRLQGTGMEAVKIDVTKASANLKKLEEIVERLTGSTPFPEDALDLAIRLEEQVALLHMSNVVHFQDAGLKQLFEAMMAHDNGHVTMLKDYREVIRMGKSTMEFC, encoded by the coding sequence ATGATCAGTAGACAGAAGATACTGCAGAAAGAGAATGCACAGACCTTGAAGCTGCCCATGGACCAACTGCACTTCTTGCAGCAGTGTGCAGGATTCGAGTCGAAAGTGGCGAGTTTATACCACCATTTCTCCGATCTCTTTGCCGATGACGAAAGCCTCTCCATGTTGTTCAAGAAGACGGCAGTCGAGGAGGAAAATCATGCCCAGCAGTTCCACCTGGCGATAAGGCTGCAAGGAACCGGCATGGAAGCGGTCAAGATCGACGTCACCAAAGCGTCCGCCAACCTGAAAAAACTGGAGGAAATCGTCGAGCGGCTGACCGGCTCGACGCCGTTTCCCGAAGACGCCCTTGACTTGGCCATCCGTCTGGAGGAGCAGGTGGCACTTTTGCATATGTCCAACGTGGTGCACTTCCAGGACGCAGGACTCAAGCAGCTTTTCGAGGCGATGATGGCGCATGACAACGGCCATGTCACCATGTTGAAGGATTACCGGGAGGTCATCCGCATGGGGAAAAGTACGATGGAATTTTGCTGA
- a CDS encoding UvrD-helicase domain-containing protein, whose protein sequence is MEIVKQEIERLDRVHEAIGRYAADRLQTIGRHEAYTKELEQQRLASVDWREKNDIAEKLIEHGHHSPRKYLHEFTQQASPYFGILGIHDTDRRIGKKEYLIGNQTLMDGQRVIVIDWRKAEITGPFYEGYEIGEEYELTIRGVEREGVITRRDKVTITRKALHRIETPSETYELRGDTWHKNGSAGESTADTKERTEDHRMVDSIAALISPEQFRAITKLKDGVVVINGAAGAGKTTVALHRLSYLMFDAPERYRPERCIVLMFNRVLRDYVKQSSDTLLGPVRVDTYSAWSLTALAALGVHSLKTVFDDSFGAQKKSSRVPALLAKYVKETTKIEPVTDLWRFLMQDYVVAALCTDSGAEFQRTAQRKFEAKERTVSFSDVSILLRLAQLRRPAGTVVVGALNAYDHIVVDEAQDLSSLELRTIVAATSAARSITICADEKQQILSFLDSQGFSSVMAQLHSQGLEKENLTVSYRCPKEIVDLAAQVSGRSADTTKAHSGALDFHATRNAAESMAKIREVVEAMVQAAPGSLTGVICKKKADVKALHAALSGVPGLHAEGEVSFSPGVQVIHAHAIKGVEFTNVILYNPSSFDYRQTDPDRNLLYVAITRACKALHIVHHQPLAHGLRDGAAACLAGRA, encoded by the coding sequence ATGGAAATCGTAAAGCAGGAAATCGAGCGGTTGGACAGGGTGCATGAGGCGATCGGGCGCTACGCGGCGGACCGCCTGCAGACGATCGGGAGGCACGAGGCGTACACGAAGGAGCTGGAACAGCAGCGCCTCGCCTCGGTGGACTGGCGCGAGAAGAACGATATCGCGGAAAAACTGATCGAGCACGGGCACCACTCGCCGCGCAAGTACCTCCATGAATTCACCCAGCAGGCATCTCCTTACTTCGGCATCCTAGGCATCCACGACACCGACCGCAGGATCGGGAAGAAAGAGTACCTGATCGGCAACCAGACGCTCATGGACGGCCAGCGTGTGATCGTCATCGACTGGCGCAAGGCGGAGATCACGGGTCCCTTCTACGAGGGGTATGAAATAGGGGAGGAGTACGAGCTCACCATAAGGGGAGTGGAGAGGGAAGGGGTGATCACCCGCCGGGACAAGGTGACCATCACCAGGAAGGCCCTGCACCGGATCGAGACCCCTTCGGAGACCTACGAGCTGCGCGGCGACACGTGGCACAAGAACGGCTCGGCCGGCGAGTCGACCGCCGACACCAAGGAGCGCACCGAGGACCACCGGATGGTGGATTCCATCGCGGCCCTCATCTCTCCCGAACAGTTCCGCGCCATCACCAAGCTAAAAGACGGCGTGGTGGTGATAAACGGTGCAGCCGGAGCAGGGAAGACCACGGTCGCCCTCCACAGGCTCTCCTACCTCATGTTCGATGCCCCCGAGAGGTACCGCCCGGAGCGGTGCATCGTCCTCATGTTCAACCGGGTCCTGCGCGACTACGTGAAGCAAAGCAGCGATACCCTCCTCGGTCCGGTCCGGGTGGATACCTACAGCGCATGGTCCCTGACGGCGCTCGCAGCCCTAGGCGTGCACTCGTTGAAGACGGTCTTCGACGATTCCTTCGGGGCGCAGAAGAAAAGCAGCCGGGTTCCGGCCCTTCTCGCGAAATACGTGAAGGAGACCACGAAGATCGAGCCGGTCACCGACCTGTGGCGCTTCCTCATGCAGGATTACGTAGTCGCCGCACTTTGCACCGATTCCGGCGCTGAGTTCCAGCGTACGGCCCAGAGGAAGTTCGAGGCGAAGGAGCGGACCGTCTCGTTCTCCGATGTCAGCATCCTGCTTCGCCTGGCTCAGCTGCGTCGCCCGGCAGGGACAGTGGTGGTCGGGGCGCTGAATGCCTACGACCACATCGTGGTCGACGAAGCCCAGGATCTCTCCTCGCTAGAGCTGCGTACCATCGTGGCCGCTACCTCAGCTGCGCGAAGCATCACCATATGTGCCGACGAAAAACAGCAGATACTGAGTTTCCTCGACTCGCAGGGGTTCTCAAGCGTCATGGCCCAGCTCCACTCGCAGGGGCTGGAAAAGGAGAACCTGACCGTTTCCTACCGCTGTCCGAAGGAGATCGTCGACCTGGCCGCCCAGGTGAGCGGGAGGAGCGCCGACACCACCAAGGCCCATTCCGGTGCGCTCGATTTCCATGCCACGCGAAACGCCGCCGAGTCGATGGCGAAGATCCGGGAAGTCGTCGAGGCTATGGTGCAGGCCGCACCCGGCTCGCTTACCGGTGTCATCTGCAAGAAGAAGGCGGACGTCAAGGCGCTGCACGCTGCGCTCTCCGGCGTTCCAGGCCTGCACGCCGAAGGGGAGGTCTCCTTTTCGCCCGGGGTCCAGGTGATCCATGCTCACGCCATCAAGGGAGTCGAGTTCACCAACGTGATCCTCTACAACCCCAGTTCCTTCGACTACCGCCAGACCGACCCGGACCGAAACCTCCTGTACGTCGCCATCACCAGGGCGTGCAAGGCCCTTCACATCGTCCATCACCAGCCGCTGGCGCATGGGCTTCGTGACGGGGCTGCTGCCTGCCTTGCAGGACGGGCGTAA
- the amrS gene encoding AmmeMemoRadiSam system radical SAM enzyme, whose product MKEALFFERGEGNTVRCNLCRFRCHIADGARGICAVRENRDGTLYSLVYGKLCAEHDDPIEKKPLFHVMPGTRSYSIATVGCNFHCRHCQNYTISQVERGAPIIGTERSPLEIVQKACDAGCRSISYTYTEPTIFFEFAYDTAILAKEAGLSNVFVTNGYISKEALSMIAPCLDAANIDLKGFSESFYRDVVHARLSEVLDSIIEYRRQGIWLELTTLIIPGLNDSEAELKGIAEFIVTNLGVDTPWHVTQFYPTYQMTDRPRTPVDTLRRAREIGRAAGLHYVYEGNVPGEGGENTWCPSCSALLIERYGFAINTNRIRNGACPECGATIAGLGI is encoded by the coding sequence ATGAAAGAGGCACTGTTTTTCGAGCGGGGAGAAGGGAACACAGTGCGCTGCAACCTTTGTCGCTTCCGCTGTCACATCGCCGATGGCGCCCGTGGCATCTGCGCCGTACGTGAAAACCGTGATGGTACACTCTACAGCCTGGTCTATGGCAAACTCTGCGCCGAGCATGACGATCCGATCGAAAAAAAACCGCTCTTCCATGTCATGCCGGGGACCAGGTCCTACTCCATAGCCACGGTTGGATGCAACTTCCATTGCCGCCATTGCCAGAACTACACCATTTCCCAAGTTGAGCGTGGTGCCCCCATTATTGGTACCGAGCGCTCCCCCTTGGAAATCGTACAGAAGGCCTGCGATGCCGGCTGCCGTTCCATCTCCTACACCTACACCGAGCCGACCATATTTTTCGAATTTGCCTACGACACCGCCATCCTTGCGAAAGAAGCCGGCCTGAGCAACGTTTTCGTCACCAACGGCTACATAAGCAAGGAGGCGCTATCCATGATCGCGCCCTGCCTGGATGCGGCCAATATCGACCTCAAAGGTTTCTCCGAGAGCTTCTACCGGGACGTTGTCCATGCCCGTCTCTCCGAAGTCCTCGACTCTATCATCGAGTATCGCAGGCAGGGGATTTGGCTGGAACTGACCACGCTGATCATACCGGGACTGAACGACTCCGAGGCGGAACTGAAGGGAATAGCGGAATTCATCGTCACAAACCTGGGGGTCGATACCCCTTGGCACGTGACCCAGTTCTACCCTACCTACCAGATGACCGACCGGCCACGGACCCCGGTGGACACGCTGCGCAGGGCGCGTGAGATCGGCCGCGCCGCCGGCCTGCACTATGTTTATGAAGGCAACGTGCCCGGTGAGGGCGGAGAGAACACCTGGTGTCCCTCCTGTTCGGCCCTTCTAATCGAGCGTTACGGTTTTGCCATCAATACCAACAGGATACGCAACGGGGCCTGTCCTGAATGCGGCGCCACCATAGCGGGCCTCGGCATCTGA
- a CDS encoding adenosine-specific kinase — MNVEIHDVKIEYPEGCNIIIGQTHFIKTAEDLYEVIATTVPQARFGVAFTEASGPCLIRTEGNDEELVQGCVQVLNAIGAGHVFCILLRDAYPINVLNQIKNCPEVCRIYCATANPLQVIVASTLQGWGILGVIDGLPPKGVETDEDRQERRDLLRRIGYKR; from the coding sequence ATGAACGTGGAAATACACGACGTAAAAATCGAGTATCCCGAGGGCTGTAACATCATCATAGGGCAGACACACTTCATCAAGACGGCCGAAGACCTGTACGAAGTCATCGCCACGACGGTACCGCAGGCCCGCTTCGGAGTCGCCTTTACCGAGGCATCCGGACCGTGCCTGATCAGGACCGAGGGGAACGACGAGGAGTTGGTCCAGGGATGTGTGCAGGTGCTCAATGCCATAGGCGCCGGTCATGTCTTCTGCATTTTGCTGCGCGACGCCTACCCCATAAACGTGCTCAACCAGATCAAGAACTGCCCTGAGGTGTGCCGGATTTACTGTGCCACGGCAAACCCGCTCCAGGTAATCGTTGCCTCAACACTCCAGGGGTGGGGGATCCTCGGGGTCATCGACGGGCTGCCGCCCAAAGGGGTGGAAACGGACGAGGACCGGCAGGAGCGGCGCGACCTGCTGCGTCGTATCGGTTACAAGCGCTGA
- a CDS encoding desulfoferrodoxin family protein, which translates to MGCPPQVDIRLFDTINRVKDPTKKTPLEKSHAPVITAPASVTAGKPFTVEVSVGEVLHGMIPAHWIGFIELSLGNEPAGRVDLQPRGYLVPKVAFTVVVPKEAASTGKVTLVAKQQCNLHGLWEGTLDIAVT; encoded by the coding sequence ATCGGCTGCCCACCACAAGTAGACATAAGGCTCTTCGATACAATCAACAGGGTAAAGGACCCAACTAAAAAGACTCCGCTTGAGAAAAGCCATGCGCCTGTCATCACCGCTCCTGCATCAGTAACGGCGGGCAAGCCTTTCACCGTGGAAGTATCGGTCGGGGAAGTGCTCCACGGAATGATTCCCGCCCACTGGATAGGCTTTATCGAGCTCAGCCTTGGCAACGAGCCCGCTGGAAGAGTGGATTTGCAGCCGAGGGGGTACCTGGTACCGAAAGTTGCCTTCACCGTTGTGGTCCCCAAAGAGGCAGCATCGACCGGAAAGGTTACACTGGTGGCAAAACAGCAGTGCAACCTCCATGGTCTATGGGAAGGAACCCTCGATATCGCAGTGACCTGA
- a CDS encoding tyrosine-type recombinase/integrase — translation MAVYKRGDKAVYYMNFTVDGVRVSRSTGKFTKKEAKLVEAVEKKRMMVDGALSPRERAARMLLSFAIQKTYDERWKDNKDGLKAKRLAERAIDLIGDIPLSKIEDETIKRMVKKLEDSGVKGATINRYLATMKTLLRHHQQPWEHIKLKKESKGRIRVLSKEEETTVVSLLRDTGHNKKRSYYPEAADLVEVLVDTGCRLSEVLNLKYEDINFDTNLISIWINKGDKPRSIPMTKRVGGVLLARQEGNWLKPFTIDIDQAQKAWNWARKRMLLDDDREFVMHSLRHTCATRLLDRGIDLYTVKEWLGHSTIQVTERYAHLNPSKLAHAVEVLEL, via the coding sequence ATGGCAGTCTACAAGCGAGGAGATAAAGCAGTGTATTACATGAACTTTACTGTTGATGGAGTTCGAGTCAGCAGGAGTACTGGCAAGTTCACAAAGAAGGAGGCCAAGCTCGTTGAAGCCGTAGAGAAGAAGAGAATGATGGTAGATGGCGCATTATCCCCAAGAGAGAGAGCAGCAAGGATGCTCTTGAGCTTTGCCATTCAGAAGACCTATGACGAACGGTGGAAGGACAACAAGGATGGACTCAAAGCCAAGCGATTAGCTGAACGTGCAATTGATCTGATAGGGGATATACCCCTCAGCAAAATCGAGGACGAGACCATCAAGCGCATGGTGAAGAAACTGGAGGACTCTGGTGTAAAGGGTGCCACCATCAACAGATACCTTGCCACAATGAAGACCCTGTTACGCCACCACCAACAGCCGTGGGAACATATCAAGCTCAAGAAGGAGAGCAAGGGGAGGATACGGGTACTGTCCAAGGAAGAGGAGACCACTGTTGTCAGTTTGCTACGGGATACCGGACACAACAAGAAGAGGAGCTATTACCCTGAAGCCGCTGACTTGGTAGAGGTCTTAGTTGACACCGGATGTAGGTTAAGCGAGGTCTTGAATCTGAAGTACGAGGATATCAACTTTGACACCAACCTCATCAGCATCTGGATCAACAAAGGAGACAAGCCCAGGAGTATCCCCATGACAAAGAGGGTAGGGGGAGTTCTACTGGCTCGACAGGAAGGTAATTGGCTAAAGCCCTTCACTATCGACATCGACCAAGCACAGAAGGCATGGAATTGGGCTAGGAAAAGGATGCTGCTGGATGATGATCGAGAGTTCGTAATGCACTCGCTCCGACATACATGTGCTACCAGACTGCTGGACAGAGGAATTGACCTCTATACGGTTAAGGAGTGGTTAGGGCACAGCACGATTCAGGTAACAGAGCGGTATGCACACCTAAATCCTTCCAAGCTGGCTCATGCTGTTGAGGTGTTGGAACTCTAG
- a CDS encoding RES domain-containing protein, translating to MFQFKSLFWSKETKMAVQRLNEFKELNAEWISRRERIYNSFSMSDIKRNIREFKCCAECGDLTKILLNIDSVLNKTEYYCRPMFNGLIFRARIGEYDNVKSLWYPPSQLIDTFGRCNFPKESVFYGGFAPETAIYEVERFAEIHSQEPYCKLATVIALQPKPRVTIEMMMVGFEYEEEYIHKIPRHTVVNVELLPEIYRVVMMNYLDAKLTMSNKTFKKWRLLNGFIAEMFSSVNENKYSYLISSSISKKLFDVLKPDAIVYPSVINKNGAVNIAIKPDVIDRCFDVNNVMLYHLISHNGADELIFPSKIAEKINDDGSYEWRTVMFEDDEGRKIRDAIVKLPKAQQEGFDHFLDAFNNPNNAKILFSHPDSPN from the coding sequence ATGTTCCAGTTTAAGAGTTTGTTCTGGTCAAAAGAAACGAAAATGGCGGTTCAACGTTTAAATGAGTTCAAAGAGCTAAATGCTGAGTGGATAAGCCGTAGAGAGCGGATCTATAACTCATTCTCAATGTCGGATATAAAGAGAAACATACGTGAGTTTAAGTGTTGTGCTGAATGTGGTGATCTCACGAAAATATTGTTGAATATAGATTCAGTATTAAATAAAACTGAATATTATTGCAGGCCCATGTTTAACGGTCTCATCTTTAGAGCAAGGATTGGAGAATATGATAATGTTAAATCTCTGTGGTATCCTCCCAGCCAGTTAATAGATACTTTTGGTAGGTGTAATTTCCCTAAAGAATCGGTGTTTTATGGTGGTTTTGCTCCAGAGACGGCGATTTATGAAGTCGAGCGTTTTGCCGAAATTCATTCACAAGAACCTTACTGTAAGCTTGCTACAGTGATTGCTCTGCAACCTAAACCTAGAGTGACTATAGAAATGATGATGGTCGGTTTCGAATATGAGGAAGAATATATACATAAAATTCCTAGGCATACAGTTGTTAATGTGGAGCTGCTTCCTGAAATTTATCGGGTTGTTATGATGAACTATCTAGATGCTAAGTTGACTATGAGTAATAAAACATTTAAGAAGTGGAGATTATTGAATGGATTTATTGCGGAGATGTTTTCTTCGGTAAATGAAAATAAATACAGTTATCTTATTAGTAGTTCGATATCAAAAAAACTATTCGATGTGTTAAAGCCTGATGCGATAGTATACCCCAGCGTAATAAATAAGAATGGCGCAGTTAACATTGCAATTAAACCTGATGTAATTGACAGATGTTTTGATGTTAATAATGTAATGCTTTATCACCTTATAAGTCATAATGGTGCAGATGAACTAATCTTCCCTAGCAAGATTGCAGAAAAAATTAATGATGATGGGTCCTACGAATGGAGGACCGTGATGTTTGAAGATGACGAAGGTAGAAAGATTAGAGATGCCATTGTTAAGCTGCCTAAAGCACAGCAGGAGGGTTTTGACCACTTTCTTGATGCGTTCAATAACCCAAATAACGCCAAAATTCTTTTTAGTCACCCTGATTCACCTAACTAG
- a CDS encoding response regulator, with the protein MNCGEKLGKILLVDDDELIRSMLFDLLVGQGYNVIQAADGIDAIEKFKNDMHKIVLVISDIIMPRMDGISSYKIMTSLSPSIKVVFMSGYTSAQPLPDGVSVLTKPFSPLDVLKTVQSLLSN; encoded by the coding sequence ATGAATTGTGGAGAAAAACTCGGCAAAATCCTTCTTGTTGATGATGACGAGCTCATAAGGTCCATGCTTTTTGATCTGCTGGTTGGCCAGGGTTACAACGTTATCCAGGCAGCTGATGGCATAGATGCAATTGAAAAATTTAAGAATGACATGCACAAAATAGTGCTGGTTATAAGCGACATTATCATGCCTCGAATGGACGGTATATCGAGCTATAAGATAATGACTTCTCTTAGTCCATCCATCAAAGTAGTCTTCATGAGTGGGTATACATCAGCGCAACCACTTCCTGATGGGGTCAGTGTCCTCACTAAGCCCTTCTCTCCTCTCGATGTCCTCAAAACAGTTCAGTCCCTCCTTTCTAACTAG
- a CDS encoding ArdC family protein, producing MCKTYDVINQRIIELLQQGTVPWRKTWNATTNQPKNLISKKEYRGINVFMLACQEYSSPYWLTFKQCHEKGGHVLKGERSTPVVFWKWIDRKDSDGSDQEETKHGKVPLLRYYNVFNLDQVEGITVPPSPEATATPFSPIERAEQIIEGMPLPPDIRHGSNKACYSPMLDYVKLPTPETFESSEEYYSTAFHELIHSTGHASRVGRKGIIETNSFGSHEYSKEELVAEMGAAFLCGHAGIEQKTLENSAAYIAGWLKALKNDRTLLVHAAAQAQKASDYILRRTGGDQDQGELAE from the coding sequence ATGTGTAAGACCTACGATGTCATCAACCAACGTATCATAGAGTTACTGCAACAAGGAACCGTTCCATGGAGGAAGACCTGGAACGCTACCACCAACCAGCCGAAGAATCTTATCAGCAAGAAGGAGTACCGAGGCATCAACGTCTTCATGCTCGCATGTCAGGAGTACAGTAGCCCGTATTGGCTCACCTTCAAGCAGTGCCACGAGAAGGGCGGTCATGTTCTCAAGGGAGAGAGGTCAACGCCGGTAGTTTTCTGGAAGTGGATAGACCGCAAAGATAGTGACGGATCTGACCAGGAGGAGACCAAGCATGGTAAGGTGCCGTTACTGAGGTACTACAACGTGTTTAACCTAGACCAAGTAGAGGGTATCACCGTCCCGCCATCACCGGAGGCAACTGCCACCCCATTCTCTCCTATTGAACGAGCAGAGCAGATCATTGAAGGTATGCCACTGCCACCAGACATCAGACATGGCAGCAACAAAGCTTGCTACTCACCCATGCTCGATTACGTAAAGCTACCAACACCAGAAACGTTTGAGTCATCAGAGGAATATTACAGCACTGCCTTTCACGAGTTGATCCACAGCACCGGTCATGCCAGCAGGGTAGGGCGTAAGGGTATCATCGAGACCAACAGCTTTGGCTCACATGAATACAGCAAGGAAGAACTGGTAGCAGAGATGGGAGCAGCGTTTCTATGCGGTCATGCTGGTATCGAGCAAAAGACGTTGGAGAACTCAGCGGCTTATATCGCTGGATGGCTTAAAGCTCTCAAGAATGATAGGACATTGCTAGTACATGCGGCAGCTCAGGCCCAGAAGGCCAGTGATTACATACTTCGACGAACAGGAGGTGATCAGGACCAAGGCGAATTAGCAGAATAG
- a CDS encoding helix-turn-helix domain-containing protein: MQTAKQLLGTRVREVRKLRGLSQEKLAEQVGVDPKQISRIEGGKSAPSLDTLEAIAKHLQVEMKDLFDFQHLVQEERIEDQVLRLLGMMDEEKKRMALHVLNSLASC, translated from the coding sequence ATGCAGACAGCCAAACAGTTACTTGGGACGAGAGTGAGAGAGGTACGGAAGCTGAGGGGATTGTCTCAAGAGAAACTTGCTGAGCAGGTGGGCGTGGATCCTAAGCAGATATCGAGGATAGAAGGTGGCAAGAGTGCTCCATCATTGGACACACTGGAGGCCATTGCCAAGCACCTCCAGGTAGAGATGAAGGACTTATTTGACTTCCAGCACCTTGTACAGGAAGAAAGGATAGAGGATCAGGTGTTGAGACTGTTGGGGATGATGGATGAAGAGAAGAAGCGGATGGCTCTCCACGTTTTGAACTCGTTAGCATCCTGTTAA